Proteins from one Paenibacillus amylolyticus genomic window:
- a CDS encoding DUF5696 domain-containing protein, with protein sequence MNEKLLAQLDQAGQRALKVGYAEDKDEGAYVRIDKAMQGLQLSRALKALDTAGYTPEDLVQDHAEFGIEEERSGPRLFMLTMEYELDGEDLLVRVPSSGIHFPEEYPINSISVLDYFGAGGADEEGSILVPDGSGALIHFNNGKLQYPSYQQDIYGPDMTMKLREASSNEARARLPVFGMIRKEGAFLGIIEEGDAVAVVNADISGKLNSYNNVYPSFYVVNKSDVTLQASDMVRTLPKFQKKATVSDFVVRYAFVGEDKASYSGLASLIGITCCRMADFPS encoded by the coding sequence TTGAACGAAAAGCTGCTGGCACAGCTGGACCAAGCAGGGCAGCGGGCCTTGAAGGTCGGATATGCGGAAGACAAGGATGAAGGCGCTTACGTCCGAATTGATAAGGCGATGCAAGGATTGCAGCTGTCCCGGGCCCTGAAGGCGTTGGACACAGCCGGTTACACACCGGAGGATCTGGTTCAGGATCATGCCGAGTTCGGCATTGAAGAGGAACGAAGCGGACCACGGCTGTTTATGCTCACGATGGAATATGAGCTGGATGGAGAGGATCTGCTTGTGCGTGTTCCGTCCTCAGGCATTCATTTCCCGGAGGAATATCCGATCAACAGCATATCTGTACTGGATTACTTTGGGGCCGGGGGTGCAGATGAAGAGGGCTCCATACTGGTGCCGGACGGTTCGGGAGCACTGATCCATTTTAACAATGGCAAGCTGCAGTATCCGTCCTACCAACAGGACATCTATGGACCGGATATGACCATGAAGCTGCGGGAAGCGAGTTCGAATGAAGCCAGAGCCAGGTTGCCTGTATTTGGAATGATTCGGAAAGAGGGAGCTTTCCTGGGCATTATTGAAGAAGGGGATGCCGTAGCCGTTGTGAATGCTGATATCAGCGGCAAGCTGAACAGCTACAACAACGTATATCCCAGCTTCTATGTCGTGAACAAGAGCGATGTAACGCTTCAGGCAAGTGATATGGTTCGTACACTTCCGAAGTTCCAGAAGAAAGCAACCGTGTCCGACTTCGTCGTTCGATATGCTTTTGTAGGGGAAGATAAGGCCTCTTATTCGGGACTCGCCTCTCTCATAGGGATTACCTGTTGCAGAATGGCGGACTTCCCGAGCTGA
- a CDS encoding YIP1 family protein encodes MQASSKQMYQYPLHVIFHPFDGYWELKYERNQRNSLLIAFMILVLLVITKILHAQYSGFLINLSNPKYLNSLLEMVYVIIPVLFWCVANWSLTTLMDGEGKFSEIFMSTCFALVPLFLIHFPWIWLSLVISAQETAFYYFSNALAIAWTVYLLFVGNMTVHQYSPAKTVLTMLLTLVAMAFMAFLCLLFFSLVQQIVSFVVTIYQELVLRG; translated from the coding sequence ATGCAGGCATCAAGTAAGCAAATGTACCAGTACCCTCTGCATGTGATATTTCACCCGTTTGACGGATACTGGGAATTAAAATATGAACGGAACCAGAGAAACTCCCTGCTGATTGCTTTCATGATCCTGGTGCTTCTGGTGATCACCAAAATTTTGCATGCCCAGTACAGCGGTTTTCTCATTAATCTCAGTAATCCAAAGTATCTGAACAGTCTGCTCGAAATGGTATATGTCATTATACCGGTGCTGTTTTGGTGTGTAGCCAACTGGTCATTAACCACATTGATGGACGGGGAGGGCAAGTTCTCCGAAATTTTCATGTCAACGTGTTTTGCACTGGTCCCGTTGTTCCTTATTCATTTCCCATGGATCTGGCTGAGTCTTGTGATTTCTGCGCAGGAAACTGCTTTTTATTATTTCTCCAATGCACTCGCCATCGCCTGGACGGTATATCTGTTATTTGTGGGAAATATGACAGTTCATCAGTATTCACCAGCCAAAACGGTGCTTACGATGCTGCTGACACTTGTAGCGATGGCGTTTATGGCATTTCTGTGCCTGTTATTCTTCAGTCTGGTTCAGCAGATTGTATCGTTTGTCGTAACTATCTATCAGGAATTAGTGCTTCGGGGCTAA